One segment of Synechocystis sp. PCC 7509 DNA contains the following:
- a CDS encoding LuxR family transcriptional regulator: protein MINTIKPNYLSSFSPDINELKSSLIDLIQEGVMFVSQNLKPVYLNSKAREICQQLCLNKHYSDNLPPVIADIYYRLTKNSSSKNRELVIEYQIAEEQTIRIRASQVTFGVEDRPWLLVFLEDRNASLQEELWIEQKKYDLTERETQILNLLSKAYTYQEIAEMLQISLNTVKFHAKNIYAKKRSCLEPKKLYFEIDK, encoded by the coding sequence ATGATAAACACAATAAAGCCAAATTACCTAAGCAGCTTTTCTCCCGATATTAATGAACTTAAAAGCTCATTAATCGATCTAATTCAAGAAGGGGTAATGTTTGTCTCTCAAAATCTCAAACCTGTTTATCTAAATTCAAAAGCAAGAGAAATCTGTCAACAACTCTGTCTTAATAAACATTATTCAGATAATCTACCTCCAGTTATTGCTGATATTTATTATCGCTTAACTAAAAATTCTAGTTCTAAGAACAGAGAGCTTGTAATAGAGTATCAAATCGCTGAGGAGCAAACTATTCGGATTCGCGCTTCCCAAGTTACTTTTGGAGTAGAAGATCGCCCTTGGTTGCTAGTATTTTTAGAAGATCGTAATGCAAGTTTGCAAGAAGAATTATGGATAGAGCAAAAAAAATACGACCTAACCGAACGCGAAACACAAATCTTAAATTTGCTATCGAAAGCATACACCTATCAAGAAATTGCTGAAATGCTGCAAATCAGTCTCAATACTGTGAAGTTTCATGCCAAAAATATTTACGCCAAAAAACGTAGTTGCTTAGAACCAAAAAAACTATATTTTGAGATCGATAAATAA
- a CDS encoding IS6 family transposase has product MNSKSPFKWRHYQSEIILRCVRWYLSYPLSYRQVTEMVNERGLDIHHSTVFRWVQEYSPEMDKRVRPYLKLTNDSWRVDETYILVKGKQKYLYRAVDSAGNTLDFLLTAKRDAKAAKRFLRKTLKAIHTSVPRVITVDKNPAYPKAINVLKAANKLPEVVKLRQIKYLNNIVEQDHRGIKRLVKPGMGFGSFNTARRTIRGYETLNMVRKGQVIGVPRGAIKERLVFIYQIFGVVA; this is encoded by the coding sequence ATGAATTCTAAATCCCCCTTCAAGTGGCGGCATTATCAGTCAGAAATCATCCTACGTTGTGTTCGGTGGTATCTAAGCTATCCGCTTTCCTATCGCCAAGTAACAGAGATGGTGAACGAGCGGGGATTAGATATACATCACAGCACCGTCTTCCGTTGGGTGCAAGAATATAGTCCAGAAATGGACAAACGAGTCAGACCGTATCTAAAGCTTACTAATGACTCATGGCGGGTAGATGAAACCTATATTTTGGTCAAAGGCAAGCAGAAGTATTTATACCGAGCAGTCGATTCGGCAGGGAACACCTTAGACTTCCTCCTCACAGCGAAGCGGGATGCGAAAGCGGCGAAACGGTTTTTGCGTAAGACATTGAAAGCAATTCACACTTCCGTACCAAGAGTCATCACTGTGGATAAGAACCCTGCTTATCCAAAAGCGATTAACGTACTCAAAGCTGCCAATAAGTTACCCGAAGTAGTGAAATTACGACAGATTAAATATCTCAATAATATTGTGGAGCAAGACCATCGGGGGATAAAACGATTAGTCAAACCAGGAATGGGATTTGGCTCCTTCAACACTGCAAGAAGAACCATTCGGGGATATGAAACTCTGAACATGGTTAGAAAAGGACAAGTTATTGGTGTTCCCAGGGGAGCCATCAAAGAGCGACTTGTCTTTATCTATCAAATCTTTGGGGTAGTTGCATAA
- a CDS encoding urease accessory protein UreD: MQHNPNLYLTDQSATKVHSMPIGELAKTCYEIEVGDRASLEFVSEPLIFYSNSALEQTIKVKLHPTAQLFISEIVVPGRLARGEFYNFQYYFSRMEVTSPSGELIFADTMRLEGKLNPFSHNKIFSSLPIIANLILVLPEVELKKLSKELESFISPRESAIACASSSLPNCNGLVVRVMAGNTGIIKVYIQYVMNCVRKLTNRPALPEIPK, from the coding sequence TTGCAACACAACCCTAATTTGTACTTAACCGATCAATCTGCAACCAAAGTACATAGTATGCCTATAGGCGAGTTGGCTAAAACTTGCTATGAAATCGAAGTAGGCGACAGAGCTAGTTTAGAATTTGTCAGCGAACCCTTAATTTTCTATTCCAACTCAGCATTGGAGCAAACCATCAAAGTCAAACTCCATCCTACAGCACAATTATTTATTAGTGAGATTGTTGTACCTGGAAGGTTAGCAAGAGGAGAGTTTTATAATTTTCAATACTACTTTAGTCGCATGGAAGTAACTTCGCCATCTGGGGAATTAATTTTTGCTGATACTATGCGTCTAGAGGGTAAACTTAACCCCTTTTCTCACAATAAAATTTTTTCTTCTCTGCCAATAATTGCTAACTTAATACTCGTGCTGCCAGAAGTTGAACTAAAAAAGTTGAGTAAAGAGTTAGAAAGTTTTATCTCGCCTAGAGAAAGTGCGATCGCCTGCGCTAGTTCGTCTTTACCTAACTGCAACGGTTTAGTAGTTAGAGTAATGGCGGGAAATACGGGAATAATTAAAGTTTATATTCAGTACGTTATGAACTGCGTCAGGAAATTAACAAACCGCCCAGCTTTACCAGAGATCCCTAAATGA
- a CDS encoding urease accessory protein UreE, with protein MTQIANTWLGNYNIDATLAEQIEQERVAGDCLEVYLHPDNSSKGRIYARSTSGVAVGIIKERDRILNTGDVFKTEQGQLLVVHIEAQKVVVISFTGVVGDRALELIHLGHVLGNHHYPILLEAGKIYVELVTPLEVITATIKRFNIPGLCVSYEVRSPDQKLIFSPHSH; from the coding sequence ATGACTCAAATAGCAAACACTTGGTTGGGTAACTATAACATTGATGCAACTTTAGCAGAGCAAATCGAGCAGGAGCGCGTTGCAGGTGATTGTTTAGAAGTATACCTGCATCCAGATAATAGTTCTAAAGGACGAATTTATGCCCGTTCAACTTCTGGCGTTGCGGTGGGTATTATTAAAGAGCGCGATCGCATCTTAAACACTGGTGATGTATTTAAAACCGAACAGGGACAACTATTAGTTGTACATATAGAAGCGCAAAAAGTAGTTGTTATTAGTTTTACTGGCGTTGTAGGCGATCGCGCACTAGAGCTTATCCATCTAGGTCACGTATTAGGCAATCATCATTATCCTATTTTGTTAGAAGCAGGTAAAATTTATGTTGAACTTGTAACACCTCTTGAAGTAATAACAGCTACGATTAAACGATTTAATATTCCTGGCTTATGCGTCAGTTACGAAGTGCGATCGCCCGATCAAAAACTTATCTTCTCTCCTCACTCTCATTAA
- a CDS encoding ParA family protein has protein sequence MIITVASFKGGVGKTTTAVHLAAYLQPKGETLLIDGDPNRSATGWAKRGNLPFKVIDERQAAKHAPNYQHIVIDTQARPEQEDLEALAEGCDLLVLPTTPDALSLDALMQTVDALKSLGSEKYRILITRIPSKPRRDGAEAREMLSDAGLPLFIGGIREGVAFQKAALAGVPVNLVSDPRAGIAWRDYQHIGQEVMK, from the coding sequence ATGATTATCACAGTTGCATCGTTCAAAGGTGGCGTTGGTAAAACTACAACCGCAGTTCACTTAGCCGCCTACTTACAACCCAAAGGCGAAACCCTCCTAATTGACGGCGATCCAAACCGCTCGGCAACAGGCTGGGCGAAACGCGGAAATCTACCATTCAAAGTAATTGACGAGCGACAAGCTGCTAAACACGCCCCAAACTATCAACACATTGTCATCGATACTCAAGCTCGACCAGAGCAGGAAGACTTAGAAGCACTAGCTGAAGGATGCGATTTACTGGTATTACCCACTACTCCTGATGCCCTTTCCCTTGATGCTTTGATGCAAACTGTTGATGCTCTTAAGTCATTAGGCTCGGAAAAATACCGCATTCTAATTACTCGCATTCCGTCCAAACCCCGGCGGGATGGAGCGGAAGCAAGAGAGATGTTAAGCGATGCTGGACTACCTCTATTTATTGGAGGTATCCGCGAAGGAGTAGCTTTTCAAAAAGCTGCTCTTGCAGGTGTTCCAGTTAATTTAGTTTCCGATCCACGCGCCGGGATTGCTTGGCGCGATTATCAACACATCGGTCAGGAGGTGATGAAGTGA
- a CDS encoding urease accessory protein UreF, producing MSLIVQQMALMQLSDSAFPSGSFTLSHGLESLVYSGQIKTADDFQEFLKLLLYNKIGTSDLVALLNAHRASINNDLVEIRRADLRLFASTTIAQTRETQRKSGRALLMVAQSVWNDEQLQTLAVDTATGTIQCLHPVIFAVVGRTALLNESDTMLAFVHSFIASLANAAIRLGVLGHIQAQVVINAIAFDIEPIINNAISMTLDDIRSCTPAIDIAQMRHKYLSQRQFTN from the coding sequence ATGTCTCTAATTGTTCAACAGATGGCGCTGATGCAGCTATCTGACTCAGCTTTCCCGTCAGGCTCTTTTACACTTTCTCATGGCTTAGAATCGCTGGTTTACTCTGGGCAAATTAAAACTGCTGACGACTTCCAAGAATTTCTTAAACTGCTGCTTTATAACAAAATAGGTACATCTGACTTAGTAGCTTTGCTTAACGCCCATCGCGCTAGTATAAATAATGACTTGGTGGAGATTCGCCGCGCGGATTTACGATTATTTGCTTCAACGACCATTGCCCAAACCCGCGAAACACAACGCAAAAGTGGCAGGGCTTTACTGATGGTGGCTCAATCAGTTTGGAACGATGAGCAACTACAAACTTTAGCTGTAGATACCGCTACAGGGACAATTCAATGCTTACATCCAGTGATTTTTGCAGTAGTTGGACGTACTGCGCTATTAAATGAAAGCGATACAATGCTGGCTTTTGTGCATAGTTTTATTGCTAGTTTAGCTAATGCGGCGATTCGTTTAGGTGTGTTGGGACATATTCAAGCACAAGTGGTAATAAATGCGATCGCTTTTGACATTGAACCGATTATTAATAATGCAATATCTATGACTCTAGATGATATACGATCTTGTACTCCAGCTATAGATATTGCTCAAATGCGCCATAAGTACCTTAGTCAAAGGCAATTTACAAATTGA
- a CDS encoding type 2 lanthipeptide synthetase LanM family protein, producing MSQIAMPTAGYAYAPSIYCTHADLTLIVANASFLWERLDLQRFTADNSQAKEAEIDRRLNRWCQVAAQGNWDILQKRLQWEGLDTDTVLPLMGTVRLNATEPLPKWAETLQQIIQTATKFTPGSVLPIDPENPIPFEDILLPAIAVARQQLLTKQPLSILSEAAYSALERSLLQRLAALCTKTLDFEFSQVRPFGQNLLNLLGLETENKSKTYYTQFVAQLLEDGLLTFVQKYPVLGRLVATAVNFWVEFTAEFIQRLAQDQTDIQRVFGSTTGLSAQNKVIAIQTALSDAHQRGRSVILLTFESGLKIVYKPKDLGLEAAFNQFLNWCNQNSQLLDFKVIQVLNQVNYGWVECVEHQPCVDENAASRFYRRAGMLLCLLYALRGTDCHCENLIASGEHLVLIDMETLLHHEANLIENSPFIQEFDTAAAQHLWDSVLRTGMLPRWDFSSDRRIAYDISGLGSADSQATARKVRRWQAINTDDMHQQQELVTFPVEKNVPHLGKTALSANNYQAQIATGFEQMYRFLMVNKDRLVAKNSPLAAMKELQIRFIFRATRIYGTTLQNAWTPDYLKHGVDYSIELDRLSYAFLVAQNKPQAWSILNAELRAMEQLDIPFFTASAASDELNLANQTIVNYFQQPSYQQVLSQLQALNETDLSRQVAIIQGSFYAKVAQYSSQDEQWHTVESLPLLNKVQLIEEAKAIAIELEARAIPDPDGSINWVSLIYMPESERFQLHVLNDNLYSGRCGVALFLAALAQVSGESRFCDLALRTLQSFRQQIHSFDLESQQRSARLMGIGGASGLGSIIYTFVKISHFLNDETLLQDAQILATWMTPELIAADKHLDIIGGAAGAILGLLSLYKVTEDATVLDRAIACGQHLLTHRVSYEGAPQAWKSFGERPFTGFSHGAAGISYALLRLYAVTQDGNYLAAALEGIEYERRVFSSVNGNWPDFRQLGQPNNFPVQWCHGAAGIGLGRLGSLEIANIPGVEWEIDIALQTTQRYALQAIDHLCCGNLGRVEVLLVAAQRYSRSDLYQVALQNATNVVVKVKRTGAYQLFPNLPNSVFNPGFFSGSAGIGYQLLRLAQPEQLPSVLLWE from the coding sequence ATGTCTCAAATAGCGATGCCTACGGCGGGCTACGCCTACGCACCTTCCATCTATTGCACTCACGCAGATTTAACATTGATTGTTGCTAATGCCAGCTTTCTGTGGGAACGCCTCGATCTACAGCGTTTTACTGCGGATAACTCCCAAGCAAAGGAAGCAGAAATTGACCGACGCTTAAATCGTTGGTGTCAAGTCGCCGCTCAAGGCAATTGGGATATTTTGCAAAAGCGTTTGCAATGGGAAGGTTTAGATACGGACACGGTTTTGCCTCTAATGGGAACAGTGCGATTAAATGCTACGGAGCCGTTGCCAAAATGGGCGGAAACCCTGCAACAGATTATTCAAACAGCAACAAAATTTACTCCTGGATCGGTTTTACCAATAGACCCAGAAAATCCTATCCCCTTTGAAGATATTTTACTACCAGCGATCGCCGTTGCCAGACAACAACTATTAACTAAGCAACCTCTATCAATCCTTTCCGAAGCCGCTTACAGTGCCTTAGAACGTAGTTTGCTGCAACGACTGGCGGCACTTTGCACTAAAACCTTAGATTTTGAATTTTCCCAGGTTCGTCCCTTTGGTCAAAATTTGCTCAATTTGTTGGGATTGGAAACAGAAAACAAGAGTAAAACTTACTATACCCAGTTTGTTGCTCAACTGCTTGAAGATGGATTGCTGACCTTTGTCCAAAAGTATCCAGTTTTAGGTCGGTTAGTAGCAACCGCCGTCAATTTTTGGGTTGAGTTCACAGCAGAATTTATCCAAAGATTAGCTCAAGATCAAACAGATATTCAGCGTGTTTTTGGCTCAACAACTGGGTTATCTGCCCAAAATAAAGTTATTGCAATCCAAACCGCTCTTAGCGATGCCCACCAACGCGGACGAAGCGTTATTTTGCTTACCTTTGAGTCTGGACTCAAAATTGTCTACAAGCCCAAAGATTTAGGGTTAGAGGCGGCTTTTAACCAATTTTTGAACTGGTGCAACCAAAACAGCCAGCTATTAGATTTCAAAGTAATTCAGGTGCTTAACCAAGTTAATTATGGTTGGGTGGAATGTGTAGAACATCAACCTTGTGTAGATGAAAATGCTGCGTCACGCTTCTATCGGCGAGCCGGAATGCTGTTGTGCTTACTTTATGCCCTCAGAGGAACTGATTGTCACTGCGAAAATTTGATTGCTAGTGGCGAACATTTGGTGTTGATTGATATGGAAACTCTGCTGCATCATGAAGCAAATTTAATTGAAAACTCACCTTTTATTCAAGAGTTTGATACCGCCGCCGCTCAACACCTGTGGGATTCGGTATTACGCACGGGAATGTTACCGCGATGGGACTTTAGTAGCGATCGCCGTATTGCCTATGATATTAGTGGGTTGGGTAGTGCCGATTCTCAAGCTACGGCTCGAAAAGTGCGTCGCTGGCAAGCAATTAATACTGACGATATGCACCAGCAGCAAGAGTTAGTGACATTCCCTGTAGAGAAAAACGTGCCGCATTTAGGTAAAACTGCTCTATCTGCTAACAATTATCAGGCACAAATTGCTACTGGATTCGAGCAGATGTATCGCTTCTTGATGGTAAATAAGGATAGATTGGTGGCAAAAAATAGTCCGTTAGCTGCCATGAAAGAGCTACAAATCCGCTTTATTTTCCGCGCTACTCGGATCTATGGTACGACCTTACAAAACGCCTGGACACCCGATTACCTTAAGCATGGAGTGGATTATAGTATTGAACTAGATCGCCTCAGTTATGCCTTTTTGGTGGCTCAGAACAAACCCCAAGCTTGGTCGATTCTGAATGCAGAATTGCGCGCGATGGAGCAGTTAGACATTCCTTTTTTTACTGCTAGTGCTGCTAGTGATGAGTTGAATTTAGCCAATCAAACTATTGTTAACTACTTTCAACAGCCAAGTTACCAACAGGTCTTGAGCCAATTACAAGCATTGAATGAAACCGATTTGTCCCGACAAGTGGCAATTATTCAAGGCTCTTTTTACGCCAAGGTGGCGCAATATTCAAGCCAAGATGAGCAATGGCATACTGTTGAATCTTTACCTTTGCTCAATAAGGTACAGTTGATTGAAGAAGCTAAGGCGATCGCAATAGAGCTAGAAGCAAGAGCAATTCCCGACCCCGACGGTAGCATCAACTGGGTTAGCTTAATCTATATGCCAGAGTCAGAAAGATTTCAACTCCACGTATTGAACGATAATCTTTATTCTGGACGCTGTGGGGTGGCTCTGTTTCTCGCCGCTCTGGCTCAGGTATCTGGAGAGTCACGTTTTTGCGATTTAGCATTGCGGACTTTACAATCTTTTCGCCAGCAAATTCACTCCTTCGATTTAGAGTCTCAGCAGCGAAGTGCGCGTCTTATGGGAATTGGCGGCGCATCGGGTTTAGGATCGATTATTTATACCTTTGTCAAAATCAGCCATTTCTTGAATGATGAAACTCTGTTGCAAGATGCTCAAATCTTGGCTACTTGGATGACACCGGAACTGATTGCGGCGGATAAACATTTAGATATTATTGGCGGTGCGGCGGGAGCAATATTAGGGCTATTGTCTCTGTATAAAGTAACAGAAGACGCAACGGTATTAGATCGAGCGATCGCCTGCGGACAGCATTTACTCACCCACAGGGTTAGTTATGAAGGCGCTCCTCAAGCTTGGAAAAGCTTTGGGGAAAGACCATTTACAGGTTTCTCTCACGGGGCTGCGGGTATCTCTTATGCGCTGCTAAGACTCTATGCTGTTACTCAAGATGGCAACTATTTAGCCGCCGCTCTAGAAGGGATTGAGTACGAACGCAGGGTTTTTTCCTCTGTTAATGGCAACTGGCCCGACTTTCGCCAACTAGGACAACCTAATAACTTTCCCGTGCAGTGGTGTCATGGTGCGGCGGGAATTGGCTTAGGACGTTTGGGAAGTTTGGAGATTGCCAACATTCCTGGAGTTGAATGGGAGATTGACATAGCTTTGCAGACTACCCAGCGCTATGCGTTGCAAGCAATCGATCATCTATGCTGTGGCAATCTGGGTCGGGTTGAAGTGCTTTTGGTTGCGGCTCAACGCTACTCTCGTTCTGACTTGTATCAAGTTGCTTTGCAAAATGCCACAAATGTTGTGGTTAAAGTCAAGCGTACCGGAGCTTATCAACTGTTTCCTAATTTACCTAATTCTGTGTTTAATCCTGGCTTTTTCTCAGGAAGCGCCGGAATTGGTTATCAGCTACTTCGATTAGCACAGCCTGAGCAATTACCTTCAGTATTGCTATGGGAGTAA
- a CDS encoding bifunctional diguanylate cyclase/phosphodiesterase yields MVQLEERPIWQQMLSSFQGSFPECIECHQEQSVPWKPAVRLAQQSKAGNDERDFTGKNSVPLPYTINNLYQEPAFEALIPDFQSTPIRSILIVPLQYHQQCVGYLSIFRNEIDTEILWAGHWNEDERNLLPRKSFAAWREIKEGQIQMWTQEEIKLAQSLGTHLYMAVMQKRVEGIIRHQASHDLLTDLPNRALFNERIFLALANAHGRGEILAVVFLDLDRFKTINDTLGHAVGDQLLQNAASRLKGCLRKVDTLARWGGDEFTLLLPQISCAEDVRKTAQRILDTFSTPFCFGNQELHITTSIGIALAPYDGEDAETLVKNADTAMYCAKQLGKNNYQFYAPTMNIKALGQLVLENNLYKALEREEFLLHYQPQVDLNTGEIVGMEALLRWQRPELGLVPPAQFIPLAEESGLIVPIGEWVLRTACTQNRAWQLAGLPPLRIAVNFSARQFQQPNLVKTIAQVLKETGLEPGYLELEITESLVMQNVDFTISVLGELQALGIHVSIDDFGTGYSSLSSLMYFPLDTLKIDQSFIRNLTTNPKNAAIITSVITLGHGLNLKVIAEGVETLAQLEFLRSVKCDAVQGYLFSRPLSAEAATQFNELIFPI; encoded by the coding sequence GTGGTTCAGCTAGAAGAACGTCCCATCTGGCAACAAATGCTCAGTTCTTTCCAGGGTAGCTTCCCAGAATGTATTGAATGTCATCAAGAACAAAGTGTCCCTTGGAAGCCTGCTGTGAGATTGGCACAGCAATCTAAAGCAGGTAACGATGAGAGAGACTTTACTGGCAAAAATAGTGTCCCGCTGCCATACACCATTAATAATCTATATCAAGAGCCGGCTTTTGAGGCTTTAATCCCAGATTTCCAGTCAACCCCAATTCGGTCAATTTTGATTGTGCCGTTACAGTATCATCAACAGTGCGTGGGTTACCTGAGCATTTTTCGCAATGAAATTGATACTGAAATATTATGGGCAGGTCATTGGAATGAGGATGAGCGCAACCTGCTGCCAAGGAAGTCTTTCGCTGCGTGGCGAGAAATCAAAGAAGGACAGATCCAAATGTGGACTCAGGAAGAAATTAAGCTGGCTCAATCCTTGGGTACTCACCTATATATGGCTGTGATGCAAAAGCGGGTGGAGGGAATAATTCGACATCAAGCTTCTCACGACCTGCTGACTGATTTACCAAACCGTGCGTTGTTTAATGAGCGAATTTTTTTAGCTTTAGCTAACGCCCACGGTCGCGGAGAAATTTTGGCTGTGGTGTTTCTAGACCTGGATCGGTTCAAGACGATCAACGATACCCTGGGTCATGCCGTCGGAGATCAGTTGTTACAAAATGCAGCGTCACGACTGAAAGGCTGTCTACGGAAAGTGGATACCCTTGCGCGCTGGGGAGGGGATGAGTTCACCCTGCTGCTACCTCAAATTAGCTGTGCAGAAGATGTTCGCAAGACTGCTCAGAGGATTTTGGATACCTTTAGTACTCCTTTTTGTTTTGGGAATCAGGAACTTCACATCACAACCAGTATTGGGATCGCCCTGGCTCCCTACGATGGGGAAGATGCTGAAACTTTGGTTAAGAATGCCGACACCGCCATGTACTGTGCTAAGCAACTAGGCAAAAACAACTACCAGTTCTATGCCCCTACCATGAATATTAAGGCACTTGGACAACTAGTATTAGAAAACAATCTTTATAAAGCGCTAGAGCGGGAAGAATTTCTGTTGCACTACCAACCGCAGGTAGACTTAAACACTGGTGAGATTGTGGGAATGGAGGCTTTGCTTCGTTGGCAGCGTCCTGAGCTAGGATTGGTTCCGCCTGCTCAGTTTATTCCGTTGGCAGAAGAAAGTGGTCTCATCGTCCCTATTGGGGAATGGGTACTGCGAACTGCTTGTACTCAAAATCGAGCCTGGCAGTTAGCTGGGCTACCACCATTACGCATCGCAGTCAATTTCTCAGCTCGTCAGTTTCAACAACCAAATTTAGTTAAAACCATTGCCCAAGTTCTAAAAGAAACAGGACTTGAACCTGGATACTTGGAACTAGAAATTACTGAGAGCCTTGTCATGCAAAATGTGGACTTTACCATCTCAGTCTTAGGGGAACTTCAGGCCCTGGGGATCCACGTCTCCATAGATGATTTTGGGACTGGCTATTCTTCACTCAGTTCTTTAATGTACTTCCCATTGGACACGTTAAAAATCGATCAATCTTTTATTCGTAACCTAACGACAAATCCAAAAAACGCGGCTATTATTACATCAGTCATCACTTTGGGACATGGGCTAAATTTAAAGGTGATTGCTGAGGGTGTAGAAACATTAGCGCAATTGGAATTTTTGCGTTCTGTCAAGTGTGATGCTGTACAAGGATATCTCTTTAGCCGACCCCTCAGCGCTGAAGCCGCTACACAATTCAATGAACTCATCTTTCCCATTTAA
- a CDS encoding HNH endonuclease domain-containing protein produces MIKRQNKIFFLGKIMGKAGKALRQVLNSYSISQSLLATKLGFELPIVLRWFNEQTDPSAETVVEIVQALHNINTSAGEDFIQHYLGGLTFARQTTLIQELPPSPRVNVSVLSQIFNNTTNSYKYLFFLSLLDILRRKHFDTSLPINFEEIIIEMLANAWYPHNYFKLSFGTTDHIANKLDTLSLEITEPILNFKDADKKLLRKTIQLQNLEDINSFISRYVPFRLIRPFSAQETKGLVDIEVNPVLINLAKHQFDVKKPIYCFDSEYLRDCRAIIFHQDWVEYIAENYSIIRGWVSWEWLKYMQRCNPSVPNVVHKLFPLQQRESLNSQTKFWQLVLEHTDVRCIYSNIILTTDNISLDHYLPWSFVAHDQLWNLIPTIPSVNSSKSNNIPSVDKYFAKLVELQYVGLTVSYNYLPEQLWNKYIESYLTDLRISDKNNLLNLDSIRSAYTNTVLPLISLATTQGFIAGWSYQKK; encoded by the coding sequence GTGATAAAGAGACAAAATAAAATTTTCTTCCTAGGCAAAATTATGGGAAAAGCGGGTAAGGCACTGAGACAAGTATTAAATTCTTACAGCATCAGCCAAAGCTTGCTGGCAACTAAGTTAGGTTTTGAGCTTCCTATTGTCTTGCGTTGGTTTAACGAACAAACAGACCCCTCTGCGGAAACTGTTGTTGAAATTGTCCAAGCCTTGCACAATATCAATACATCTGCTGGAGAAGACTTCATACAACACTACTTAGGCGGTCTGACATTTGCGCGCCAGACAACTTTAATTCAAGAACTGCCCCCATCGCCAAGGGTTAATGTCTCAGTTCTATCTCAAATTTTCAACAATACAACCAACTCTTATAAGTACCTGTTTTTTCTATCCTTATTAGATATTCTTAGAAGAAAACATTTTGATACTTCATTACCTATTAATTTTGAGGAAATTATTATAGAGATGCTGGCAAATGCTTGGTATCCTCACAATTACTTTAAATTGTCTTTTGGAACAACAGACCACATTGCCAATAAGCTAGACACTCTAAGCTTAGAAATTACTGAACCAATTTTAAATTTTAAAGATGCAGATAAAAAGCTATTACGAAAAACAATTCAATTGCAAAATCTTGAGGATATTAATAGTTTTATAAGCAGGTATGTTCCTTTTCGGCTAATTCGTCCCTTCTCTGCCCAAGAAACTAAGGGTTTAGTTGATATTGAAGTTAATCCAGTCCTCATCAATCTTGCTAAACACCAGTTTGACGTAAAAAAGCCAATTTATTGTTTTGATTCAGAGTATCTACGAGATTGCAGGGCAATCATTTTCCATCAAGACTGGGTAGAATATATTGCTGAAAACTATTCAATTATTAGAGGTTGGGTATCTTGGGAATGGCTTAAGTATATGCAAAGATGCAATCCAAGTGTTCCTAACGTTGTACATAAATTATTTCCTCTACAACAAAGAGAATCACTAAATAGCCAAACTAAATTTTGGCAACTTGTTTTAGAGCATACTGATGTTCGATGTATCTACTCTAATATAATTTTAACTACAGACAATATCTCTCTCGATCATTATTTACCCTGGTCTTTTGTTGCTCATGACCAGCTATGGAATTTAATCCCGACAATCCCATCAGTAAATTCTAGCAAGTCTAATAATATTCCTTCAGTAGATAAGTATTTTGCTAAATTGGTTGAGCTTCAATATGTAGGCTTGACTGTTTCTTACAATTATCTTCCCGAACAATTATGGAATAAATATATTGAATCGTATTTAACTGACTTGAGAATATCTGACAAAAATAACTTGCTTAATTTAGACAGTATTAGGTCTGCGTACACAAACACAGTTCTTCCTTTAATCTCTCTTGCTACTACCCAAGGCTTTATAGCAGGCTGGTCATACCAGAAAAAATGA
- a CDS encoding DUF1778 domain-containing protein has translation MIFSSGIISAYHFLQHNPLFHLLPAAKQEVDSYKKLVLSNHDRDLFLSVMDNPPQLAGKLKGAIKKYREKYEK, from the coding sequence ATGATTTTCTCTAGCGGAATTATTTCAGCCTACCATTTTTTGCAACACAACCCCCTATTTCATCTGTTACCAGCCGCCAAACAGGAAGTAGACTCCTATAAAAAGCTAGTTTTGTCTAATCATGACCGGGACTTGTTTCTGTCAGTTATGGACAATCCCCCACAACTTGCGGGGAAACTCAAAGGAGCTATCAAAAAATATAGAGAAAAGTATGAAAAGTGA